The following are encoded in a window of Primulina eburnea isolate SZY01 chromosome 4, ASM2296580v1, whole genome shotgun sequence genomic DNA:
- the LOC140830104 gene encoding uncharacterized protein encodes MDFGDMLPDNHNLPTKMYDIKKTLSCLALSHEKIHACSNDCILCRKQYKDCVNCPKCGLSRWKLTKKNVEKKGVPAKVLWYFPPIPRFKRMFKSLHTSKNLTWHAETIGVPGQLHHPADSPSWKLVDHMWPDFESEPRNLRLALVANGINLYSNLSSQYSCWPIMLVTYNLPPNMCMKRKFIMLTMFISGPKQPGNDIDVYLDVLVEDLQRLWDRVGGVYDAYQRQFFTLKAVLLWTINEFPAYGNLSGCTTHGYYACLVCKEDTCAKHLENGKKMSFVGHRRFLPRFHPHRRKMNEFDGMEKHGESSTPLSGVALFDKLSDIRCVFGKNIIVKGKKRKNAKDNNLEDSKEEKDFGSTDFRKCWKKKSIFFNLPYWKHLHVRHCLYVMHIEKNVFESLINTLMNVKGKTKDNVAARLDMVQMGVRPELAPKFGEKRTYLPPAACSFTKKRKVTIFPPSFFDVMLHLTVHLVREVRLCGPVYFRWMYPFERSMKSMFPRKEKDERWIQDAHNKKFIDWFRAKVDAEINSCNGGTTSTLTWLAHGPRGQVIKYSSYVINGNLYQIKARDDERVCQNSGVSLDASTMLVCSAKDKNPLMTDVTFYGVIEEIWELDYHQFQVPLFKCAWVANDKGVINNDECGFTLVNMNKIGHKNDSFVLARLSIVLPVPNRCYEGDDDGISIPDSRPIDDVDTHCIPANEKKGSMGRKKKDTNATVEMMQGVHDDKLNEVTNAEHPILTDGEEHPVDVKRNK; translated from the exons ATGGATTTTGGGGATATGCTACCAGATAATCACAACCTGCCAACCAAAATGtatgatataaaaaaaacattgaGTTGTTTGGCGTTGAGTCATGAAAAGATTCATGCTTGTTCCAATGATTGCATTCTTTGTAGGAAGCAATATAAAGACTGCGTAAACTGCCCTAAATGTGGCTTGTCACGGTGGAAGCTAACCAAGAAGAACGTTGAGAAGAAAGGTGTTCCTGCAAAGGTGTTGTGGTATTTCCCTCCCATACCAAGATTTAAGCGCATGTTTAAATCTCTACATACCTCGAAAAATTTAACATGGCATGCAGAAACCATAGGAGTTCCCGGTCAGTTACATCATCCAGCTGATTCGCCATCTTGGAAGTTGGTGGATCATATGTGGCCCGACTTTGAAAGTGAACCAAGAAATCTTCGCCTTGCACTTGTAGCTAATGGGATTAATCTTTATAGCAACCTTAGTAGTCAGTACAGTTGCTGGCCAATTATGTTGGTCACCTATAATCTGCCTCCAAACATGTGTATGAAGAGAAAATTCATCATGCTAACTATGTTCATTTCAGGGCCTAAACAGCCAGGAAACGATATAGATGTCTATCTTGATGTGTTAGTTGAAGATTTGCAACGATTGTGGGATAGAGTTGGTGGTGTCTATGATGCTTATCAAAGACAATTTTTCACTCTTAAAGCAGTCTTACTATGGACCATCAATGAATTTCCAGCCTATGGTAACCTTAGTGGATGTACTACTCATGGTTATTATGCATGCCTAGTATGCAAAGAAGATACTTGTGCAAAGCATTTGGAAAATGGGAAGAAAATGTCATTTGTTGGTCATAGACGATTCCTACCACGGTTTCATCCACATCGGAGGAAAATGAATGAGTTCGATGGTATGGAAAAACATGGAGAATCATCTACACCATTATCTGGGGTTGCTTTGTTTGACAAGCTTTCTGACATAAGGTGTGTTTTCGGAAAGAATATTATTGTGAAAGGTAAAAAGAGAAAGAATGCAAAGGACAATAATTTGGAAGATAGTAAAGAAGAAAAAGATTTTGGATCAACAGATTTCAGAAAATGTTGGAAGAAGAAGTCAATTTTTTTCAATCTTCCTTATTGGAAACACCTGCATGTTAGGCATTGTCTCTATGTGATGCACATAGAGAAAAATGTCTTCGAATCTCTCATTAATACTTTGATGAATGTTAAAGGAAAAACCAAGGACAATGTGGCAGCTAGGTTGGACATGGTTCAAATGGGAGTTAGGCCTGAATTGGCACCTAAATTTGGTGAGAAAAGAACATATCTTCCTCCTGCTGCATGCTCATTcacaaaaaaaagaaaagttaCAA TATTTCCCCCTTCTTTCTTCGATGTCATGCTTCACTTGACAGTTCATCTTGTTCGAGAAGTTCGATTATGTGGACCAGTGTACTTCCGGTGGATGTACCCGTTCGAAAGATCCATGAAG TCAATGTTTCCGAGAAAAGAGAAAGATGAAAGGTGGATACAAGATGCTCACAATAAAAAGTTCATTGACTGGTTTCGTGCAAAG GTGGATGCTGAAATAAATAGCTGCAATGGTGGAACAACATCAACATTGACATGGCTGGCTCATGGTCCACGTGGGCAAGTCATTAAGTATAGTAGTTACGTGATAAATGGCAATTTATACCAAATAAAGGCACGGGATGATGAGAGAGTTTGCCAAAATAGTGGGGTTTCTCTAGATGCTAGCACCATGCTTGTCTGTAGTGCCAAAGATAAGAATCCCTTGATGACTGATGTGACTTTCTATGGAGTGATTGAAGAAATATGGGAGTTGGACTATCATCAATTTCAAGTTCCTCTTTTCAAGTGTGCGTGGGTTGCAAATGACAAAGGAGTAATCAACAATGATGAATGTGGATTCACCTTGGTCAATATGAACAAAATAGGGCACAAGAATGACTCATTTGTCCTTGCAA GGTTGTCAATTGTACTCCCTGTGCCAAATCGATGTTACGAGGGAGATGATGATGGGATTAGTATTCCTGATTCTCGACCAATTGATGATGTTGATACTCATTGTATTCCGGCTAATGAAA AAAAAGGCTCAATGGGTCGTAAAAAAAAGGACACAAATGCTACAGTTGAGATGATGCAAGGAGTACATGATGATAAGCTAAATGAAGTTACTAATGCAGAGCACCCTATACTTACTGATGGAGAAGAACATCCTGTAGATGTGAAGAGGAACAAGTGA